From a region of the Candidatus Zixiibacteriota bacterium genome:
- the murQ gene encoding N-acetylmuramic acid 6-phosphate etherase, whose protein sequence is MDEREQLIEELGKLSTERINPRTVEIDRLGAREIVRLINEEDTGVAAVVAGAGDKIAIVAQQFADTLKNNGRVFYIGAGTSGRLGVLDAAECPPTFGTDPEQIVGVISGGYATLVLSKEGVEDDRTAAVKDLTDRGIRTGDLVIGLAASARTPYTLAGLEYAHQTGCRTAFVVCNNLDKSPAFVDTVIELTVGPEVITGSTRMKSGTAQKMTLNAISTTAMVLMGKTYGNLMVDLQARSEKLAARSRKMLMELLDLSLSESDCLLEKAGGSVKIAIVMHRLNCSAEIAAEKLAHAGGFVRDCR, encoded by the coding sequence ATGGATGAACGAGAGCAGCTTATTGAGGAGTTGGGGAAGCTCTCCACGGAGAGGATAAATCCCCGGACAGTCGAGATTGACCGTCTCGGTGCACGCGAAATAGTACGTTTGATCAACGAAGAGGACACTGGTGTTGCCGCCGTTGTGGCGGGAGCCGGAGACAAGATCGCGATCGTGGCGCAGCAGTTCGCCGACACTTTGAAAAACAACGGCCGGGTGTTTTATATCGGAGCGGGGACTTCGGGCCGTCTGGGGGTGTTGGATGCAGCTGAATGTCCTCCCACGTTCGGCACCGATCCGGAACAAATTGTCGGTGTGATCTCAGGCGGTTATGCCACTCTGGTTCTTTCTAAGGAAGGAGTTGAGGATGACCGCACGGCAGCGGTCAAAGACTTGACCGATCGCGGCATCCGGACCGGTGATCTGGTAATCGGTCTGGCCGCTTCGGCTCGTACTCCCTATACGCTCGCAGGTTTGGAATACGCGCATCAAACCGGGTGTCGGACTGCGTTTGTTGTTTGTAATAACCTGGATAAATCCCCGGCCTTTGTCGATACCGTCATCGAGTTAACGGTTGGTCCCGAGGTTATCACAGGATCGACACGAATGAAATCGGGAACGGCGCAGAAGATGACGCTCAATGCTATTTCAACTACCGCCATGGTTCTCATGGGTAAAACCTACGGCAATCTCATGGTAGACCTTCAGGCTCGTTCCGAAAAATTGGCCGCACGCTCGCGCAAAATGCTGATGGAACTCCTGGATCTGTCCTTGTCCGAGTCTGACTGTCTCCTGGAGAAAGCGGGGGGAAGTGTCAAGATCGCGATTGTCATGCACCGCCTTAACTGTTCGGCCGAGATCGCTGCCGAAAAGCTGGCTCACGCCGGTGGATTTGTGCGCGATTGCCGTTGA
- a CDS encoding tetratricopeptide repeat protein gives MKKLLLLILVMTVFISCSHEPQTLDEYKAAGKLAFGNLEYQKAVEYLSHYVQQNPSDREGLFVLGLAYLRQNMYDSATVYLKRADILYAKDIEINRELYNAAFLSENYDIARKALRTLIELNDVKEEDYLEDLANLSVAVNDFNFAHYYYGKLQDKYPDHGDWYLQNANSAAELGSLSVAIEILDQAVDQFGPKPEFQINQGLFFAAKGDYKNSEKVFRSLLARDTGSVQLKLNLAHTLSKMKDKAKLREAYDIYCENASAYPVPGGLDTILTRIENSLSLDSTQRKE, from the coding sequence ATGAAAAAGCTTCTCCTGTTGATACTCGTCATGACTGTTTTCATCTCATGCAGCCATGAACCACAAACGCTCGATGAATACAAGGCCGCCGGAAAACTGGCGTTCGGCAATCTCGAATACCAGAAAGCTGTGGAGTATCTTTCTCATTACGTTCAGCAGAATCCATCCGACCGGGAGGGGCTGTTCGTTCTGGGTCTCGCCTATCTCCGTCAGAATATGTACGATTCCGCTACGGTGTATCTCAAACGAGCCGATATCCTTTACGCCAAGGATATCGAAATCAACCGGGAGTTATACAACGCCGCCTTCCTTTCGGAGAACTACGACATCGCCCGTAAAGCTCTGCGCACTCTGATAGAGCTCAACGATGTTAAGGAAGAGGATTATCTCGAGGATCTGGCCAATCTCTCGGTCGCAGTCAACGATTTCAATTTCGCCCATTATTATTACGGTAAACTTCAGGATAAATACCCCGACCACGGCGACTGGTATCTTCAGAACGCCAATTCAGCCGCTGAACTTGGCTCGTTGTCCGTCGCAATTGAGATTCTGGACCAGGCAGTAGATCAATTCGGTCCCAAACCGGAGTTTCAGATCAACCAGGGGCTGTTTTTTGCAGCGAAGGGGGATTACAAAAACTCCGAAAAGGTGTTTCGCTCGCTTCTCGCTCGCGACACCGGCAGTGTGCAGTTGAAACTCAATCTCGCCCACACTCTCTCTAAAATGAAAGACAAGGCCAAATTGCGAGAGGCTTATGACATCTATTGTGAGAACGCCTCGGCGTACCCCGTGCCCGGGGGACTGGATACGATTTTGACTCGAATCGAAAACAGCCTCAGCCTGGACTCCACCCAGAGAAAAGAATAA
- a CDS encoding DNA-processing protein DprA yields the protein MAVNKDYTSDVILLALVRYGRVEPRLMDRLLRLFESPSGILVAEREQLAEIEGLNEDHLDDLVSVIDNLDAAADYLSLLNQREILVTSRMDHTYPGNLFELNDPPSLLFRRGKLPDPALKRVAVTGTDNPSNEGIELTVKLCRRLAEEKVQIISTLRRGIDAAAHIGANSGKGCSFAVLETGFDELPTDEIMPVAMSILGEGGIISEHLPEAEIGASGFHGSNRILAALAQAVVFTEFYSDSERTLDMLQCCAEIGKLCFVLIDPEHGAFTDETSLARAVECGAIPMKGLDKIDDIIKALV from the coding sequence ATGGCTGTTAATAAAGATTATACCTCTGATGTGATCCTGCTCGCTCTGGTGCGTTATGGTAGAGTCGAACCGCGCCTCATGGACAGACTTCTGAGGCTATTCGAGTCACCCTCGGGAATCCTTGTCGCTGAGCGGGAGCAGTTGGCCGAGATCGAGGGACTCAACGAGGATCACCTGGACGATTTGGTGTCGGTTATTGATAATCTCGATGCCGCTGCCGACTACCTGAGTCTTCTCAATCAACGCGAGATCCTGGTAACTTCACGGATGGACCATACCTATCCCGGGAACCTGTTCGAGCTTAACGATCCGCCCAGTCTGTTGTTCCGGCGCGGAAAGCTCCCCGATCCGGCATTGAAGAGAGTAGCTGTCACCGGAACGGATAATCCCAGCAACGAGGGGATCGAATTGACCGTAAAACTCTGCCGCCGACTGGCTGAGGAAAAGGTGCAGATAATATCGACGCTTCGACGAGGTATCGATGCCGCAGCCCATATCGGAGCCAATTCCGGCAAGGGATGTTCGTTTGCGGTGCTCGAAACAGGTTTCGATGAATTGCCCACCGATGAGATAATGCCGGTTGCGATGAGTATTCTCGGCGAGGGGGGGATAATTTCCGAACATCTTCCTGAAGCGGAGATAGGCGCCAGTGGTTTTCACGGTTCCAATCGGATTCTGGCCGCTTTGGCGCAGGCGGTAGTGTTTACCGAATTCTACTCCGACTCCGAGCGAACACTCGATATGCTGCAATGCTGTGCCGAAATCGGCAAACTCTGCTTTGTCCTGATCGATCCCGAACACGGGGCGTTCACCGATGAGACCAGTCTGGCGCGAGCGGTTGAATGTGGGGCGATCCCGATGAAGGGGCTGGATAAAATCGACGACATTATCAAGGCATTGGTATAG
- a CDS encoding YigZ family protein, which yields MLIRRKDFYYTIAQGAQAEIKIKGSRFIGETHLVKSGEEALVELETIRKREYDATHHCSAWKIGLAPAVDFKYSDDGEPNGTAGRPIYDSICGRDLTDVLVVVTRYFGGTKLGTGGLVRAYAEAAAQVLDKSGRKECFLTRKLRVTIEFPLYDQLIRLMQRFEVIQHNADFSDKVSLELEVRLSYVDRFRSDLIQLSAGKAVIEQIQEPD from the coding sequence ATGCTAATACGACGAAAAGATTTCTACTATACGATCGCTCAAGGGGCGCAAGCCGAGATAAAGATCAAAGGTTCACGGTTTATCGGTGAGACGCATTTGGTTAAGTCTGGGGAGGAAGCCCTGGTCGAACTCGAGACCATCCGCAAACGGGAGTACGATGCCACTCATCATTGCTCGGCATGGAAGATCGGTCTGGCGCCGGCTGTCGACTTCAAGTATTCCGACGATGGTGAACCGAACGGCACGGCCGGACGACCGATTTATGATTCCATTTGCGGTCGTGACTTGACCGATGTTCTGGTAGTCGTGACCCGCTATTTCGGCGGCACCAAGCTGGGCACCGGCGGTCTCGTGCGAGCCTATGCCGAAGCGGCTGCTCAGGTGCTGGATAAATCGGGGCGGAAAGAATGTTTTCTCACCAGGAAGCTGCGAGTAACTATAGAATTTCCGCTTTACGATCAGCTCATACGCCTGATGCAGCGATTTGAAGTCATTCAGCACAATGCTGATTTCAGCGACAAAGTCAGCCTCGAACTGGAGGTGCGGCTTTCATACGTTGACCGTTTCCGCTCCGATCTGATACAGTTAAGCGCAGGGAAGGCTGTCATTGAGCAAATCCAGGAACCGGATTGA